Sequence from the Thunnus maccoyii chromosome 22, fThuMac1.1, whole genome shotgun sequence genome:
CAGAGGGAGTGGAGCTGAATATAGGGACTGGAGATCCAATCAACCAAGTTTAGACACTGATAAACGCTGTGTAGTTATCATAGATACTTATAACTCATGGCATTCCATTGATTGCACACTTACACATTATTTCATCTGTTACAATGGTAAGTACCCAGCAAAGCATTATTTCCTCTCTAATAATGATTATATTGTAGTTCAGGACTTCAACTCAAAGATTCATTTTTCCCCAATACTTTAACTGCAGGAACACAGCTGGATCctcaatttgtttttgtgaatcaAAGAATGAACTGGTCCAATGCTCAGAGGTACTGCAGGGAGAACTTCACAGACCTGACCACTGTGAGGAACGACGTTGAGAACCAGGAGGTCCTGAATTTGTTGCCAGGTCGAGCCTGGACATGGATCGGCCTGTACAGAGATCCTGACATTAACTGGTCTGATGGCAGTGCCTACTCGTTCAACAGTTGGAGTGCCTCAGTTTCAGGATCACTCATGAAAATGATGTGTGGTGTGCAGGAATCAGACCAATGGACATTCAAGTCCTGTGAAGAGAGATTTCCATTTGTCTGCTACAGTGTCCCTCCTGGTGAGTGGTTTACTGTCCTTCAGCTGCATAACTTAAGCATAAATCATGTTTGAATTGTTAGGACGGGCAggagtgcgtttggttattagcaataattcataattatcatagataattatgaattatgaaagaTATTGAAAAGATATTGAAAGatattgttaatgttaatcaataattcaggcaccaactgttggatctgtgaggagcacagttgattattaacaataattaacaattatcaataataaatataaattaattgattaatagaattattaatatgtattatcaaatacggggcaccacctggaaaccgggaccaataaccaaacaaggtagtctcataaaagagttcatctagaatgttaatatctgagaaatatcaacattcaagggtgaacaaagaagggttgaattcgagcgGTGTCTGGGTTACACAATAGGGTTACACTCACCAAATTCTGTGTtacacacgtgtctgatggcggataaggaaagagagagcagtTCTGTATCTaatgttatctgaccatcagatgtgtaaaAAGATGTcagtgcgtgtatgtgtgtgtgtgtgtgtgttagtcgcaagagaaagggaagaagaagggaaagCGATTGTGAGGGGAAGAGAAGcagttcctttgtccacagacagcatgcgtacggacagcagtctgtgacgcacgttgtctggtttctgcaACTTACTTCCTccctcacggtggcacaaacacagccgTTCTCGCGCTGTGGCGAATCTCTGGCGAGCTGGCTGGCGGAGAGAACAacagagtcgactcggtgaagaagaGCGGGGCAGAGAAGTTCCACGTCTTCCTGAAGAAACTCTGTTTCTTCCTTCTCAAGGGGAATTTGATGACggtggttgcagcagcggtctctcttggatccaggaatgtgttcgggtgaacacgggcgaagtctcgtcttGTCCAGCGAGGGGAAAGACTTCGGTGAGGGGAAAGacacgtgcgtggggtaccTACGTTAGTGAAGCTGACTCACAGGAGGACGGTGTTTCTCCTGGCTCAGTTCACAATGAAAGCGTGTGTTTCAGGGTGtgctcagtttttaaaggggcggtgatgtcatggctatGTCATCAGGatgctccgctgtgcaggagcgtctccatcaatgagagactgtatgttgactgttccctgctgaggtgtgaaaatcgcaaagcatccttggaaatggagtttgcaatggactctcattgtctgtaagcagcattttgttcctattcctttgtctcgggggaaataaaggaaaaagCACCTTGTGGTCAGGcttcacaggttacatgtaggccttctctgtgtgaccttgtGCTTTGAGGCCTAACAGAATGtacttgaaaaaatgtaaatatcacaGAACTAATAGGACAGCAAATGAATGAttcatttctcctctcattcTGTGTCTCAGTACCAGTAAAGAGGTGGGTAGTTAAGCTGAGGATGAAGGTGCAGGACTCCTCTGTGGATCTCAATGACCCTGCTGTGAAAGCAAACATCCTGAAAAAGGCAAGTCTCCAAAATCCAGACTGGGTTGGGGGCTGGGGGTGTCTCAAACAGGTCTAGAATACTTGTTTACATGCTTATTCTGCTTGATGTGTTTTGCCACTATGAAGTTTGATAATATCTAAAAACCAGTGGGGTTTTTTagatacaacaacaacacaataagGGGGATGAATGTTTCCAAATGGCTTCCATTTGTGTTTCCCAgttccaggacagactgaaGGAGCAAGGAGTGAGTGGAGTCACCCTGAAGTGGAGAGAACAGCCTGATGGGAAAGTCTTCCACaaggagggaaaagaagagaagaagaaaaaatgaaagaagactgagctctgaaatgaaaaccCAGCTTTACTTATCTGTAATCCATGTTGAATGTTGATCCTCTATCTGCTAACAATATACTATCATCAGCTTAACCGTAACCTTGACTACATCCTGTATAGAAGAGTTTTATCCTTCCTCATCAATATTACTGTGTGAAGTGTTTCAATCAAAGTCACTTTTCttccaaataaaacatatgagaTGAGTCTTTGGCTTCaagtttacagtgtgtgaacCAACCTGATAAAAGCAACAGATGTATCCACTTCACATTCCCTCCATGACAGCCAGTGGAGGAAGAAGTTTTTACATCCTTTACTTCAAAGCAGCAATACTACAATATAACATAAGTATGATGAGTAAAACGTAGTAGAAGTATAACAAGTGAAAATAGTGGTTGTGCAGTGACGttaatatgacattattagattattaatactgatgcatcagtgtgtgaacaacattttattgttgtagctggttaaggtggagctagtttgaactactttatatacagcaAACTTAACTGTAGGTAGttaagtccagtggttcccaacctaggggttgggcccctccaaagggtcccaagataaatctgaggggtcgtgagatgattgatgggagaggaaagaggttAAAAGACAAGTGaaacactggtttaatctttaatgtgttgtattttatatcatgagtgtttttatgttaaataaaatattctgtacAGTAACTAGTGACTATAggtgttaaataaatgtataatatttcctcaaatattGTGAAGTACAAGTTgctaaaaatggaaacattcaagtaaagtacaagtacctcaaaattgtactgacgtacagtatttgagtaaatgtagttaGTTTGTTGTCAGATGATGACGGGaacatgtcatgtgactgagCACCTCTGTTATTTTACACACCATTGGACAAACTATGTGCTCCTACAAACATGGTTGTGAACGTCACACCAAACCTCTGTAAATATGTCAGGTCTAAATAATTACACACAACTAAAGAATATACAGATACATAGTGGGATTATAGTGAATTATCAATGACTGCATGAGCACATACTGTGTTTCATATTGCATACATGCTGAGCTCTCCACGTATCTGTGTGTGAGAATTAAAATGCAACACTGCActcttgtgtttgcatgtgtgtattgttgGCTTCAAAGTGAGAGTCTAGTAAATGTGGGAacaaagtgagagacagacatgtaaaaCAAGAGGGGAGgatgtgatttgttgttgtagttttactgAACTACAGCTGATTGCATGTTACCCTTTAGAAATAATCTCACTACCATAGGATCAATAAAATGGTTTGCTtgagaaaacatctgaaatatcTTCATTTTAGAGGAGTCATTGAACCTCTcctgtatttctctctttgttggTAATGATTTACTGAGTCCTATTGCATTTCTACATGAGATGCTTGAGAGAATTTGAGGAAGACagataacagagagagaaaataaaacatgtattgaGTTCAGTAAAGTGACTTATTTGGGTGTAGTTTGGTTAAACTAAGAACTTGGAgttttgtattaatttgcagCCTTGAAACATTTAGATGGGAGCTGTGTTTAGTGGccttttgtttgacacaaatgaTAATGATGTAATAACAAATTACTCACCTTTACCTGGTCTCTTGGAGAGTGGATGCTACCCTTCGGTGATGAAACCTTCCGTGACCATGAACCTGGGAAGAATCATCACCCATTTACTGTGTGTGAGCCCGGCTATGTGCTCCTGTGTGTCTGGCACAGTTAGAGTGTAAGGTTGATAACAGAGATGGGGGGAGAAATTACTCACCTTGTGCAACATTTCTGGAGAAGAAACTCAGGCACAGTGCAGATGAGTAGAGGAGAGAACACCTGCTGCCAAGCAGGCTGCCTGCGTGACGTTATGTCATAGAAAGATGTAAGATGAGAGGCCAGAGAAGAACGAGCAACAGACATTGTTTTTCCCTTTATTCATCTCACCTGAGTTGGCGAGACATAAGCAACCTTCTCCTCAGTGTGGTGCCTCTAACTCCTGGAACACACAGCCTACCTTTACctgaacagtgtgtgtgcatcactgaactgctgcgtctcacacacctgcagtgtccacacagacagtgttgctgctgcagtgctgctaCTGCCAGTCCTATATTTCTAcatagagtttgactttgataatggACGTTAATAAcagaatgtttcatatcatttcatttatatttagtttagacagtCAAAGGTTAAGAATCGTGTGCTCAtttgtgaaaaagaaataaatgtgaaagCTTTGTTTCTGACGGGCATGGTGGGGTCAAGTTGGGGCTACTTCTGTGTCAGACACATACACTCCTCATGATGGGTGAGGGAGGGACGGGGTGCGTCCTCTGACAGTCAGCTTCCTCCCCAGGGCCTGGAGGCAGCTAAGGAAGGGGAAACCACAGCCCCTTGATGCCCCAGCCAGTTGATGGTGGAGTGATGCTGCTTCCACTTGCAGATAATGGCCCCAGTGGTGCTTATGGGAACATTTAAGAGTTGAGGAATCAGTCGGTAACCTGTACCCTTCCTATGTTGCTCAACAGTCTTGTTGCAAAGGTTTTGGGAGAGCTCTTTGCCTCTAATCATCATGAGATGCTTCTTCATGACAGCTTGGTAACAAATAATGTGTTCACAGATGTCTAACCCTTTTTAAAAGAGTGGAAGTGCTAATAGCCACATGAACTAACCAGCTGATTCTAAATAGCACAGGTAAGAGGACTAATTAGTGGTTCAGTGTTTGTTCATACAGCGTGTTCAATACTTTAGGTCATTCAAATTTAATGCACATGACTTTTTTATTGATTGGAATGTTATGATTTCTTTAGCTGTTTTGCCTTATTGAGTTAATATCAATGTCTGATCTTAATTTCATATGAATATCTGCACTGGAAATATGTTTCCTGAAAAAATTGTTGACGTGTTGAATACTTATTTCCCCCactgtacatttctgtttttcgtGTTAATTATTATACACATATGATGAAAGGAAGACGATGCACCTGAAATAGTTATATTTGTTCTGACTTATTACATGAGTTTGcctaatttgcataatttcatgataaaaataaaggttataatacagaaatatattgtatgtaggTCTGTAATAATAAGTTTCATTGTGATAGAAGaacaagatttatttttgtctttattcaaCTGTGGTGCCTTAGGACACATCCACCCTCACCCACGTTTAGGTTATTAAGATATTTCACATAGGCTTGGCTATGTTGCAGATTGGGCCTACTGGTACAGAAAAAATAGATATTGTGATCCGTTGTGGGGAGAGTGAGGTAacctgttttacatttacattgttacACTATAATACCAACTGTACCAAcaaattatatacatttattttagtctaaaatacaaaatgtgtaatatttcaCTCATGACTGTATATCTGAGCAGGCTGTaagttatatactgtacataaacaactactatacagtatgtactgtacataaagtaacatcattttaccatttaccGTTACCTATGTTTGACACAAAATACGAGTAGACTACATTAAGAGTTAAAAGAAAAGATCAAGCAAACACCAAGTTacttaaatgataaattcaataacacaaataatgaCTTCATTTAAAATTAGGGAACTCACGGCTGCCGTTATATAAAAGCTGGCCCGCCAAAATCCAAAGtattaaacacagcaaacagctgcacaacttCCAGCCTCACTAGAGGACATTAATTAGATCAGAGTGGATGTGTTGGACAAATCTcacaattaattaacatttaatcacaatTGTTGGATAtggaaatatacacaaggaatgactatatacaggtgaaaacATTTCTGTGATATGTGTGACCTGCCCAACTGGAGGGTAAGGCACTGCTAATCCCACCTTAACCTGGGCTTCCCCCAAGACCACCTACTCTATACAGGTCAACACACAGATAAGTGTAAAGAAATTAAACAGAGACGTGGCTTCGAGAACAATTGTAtcaaatttattcatttaaatttatttaaaaagatcaatttaaaaaaacagtaatgttgTAATACAACCAGAAACCAATTTATTGatataataaagataatatCTGCCAAGTAGGTATTTAAGAGTTGAAAATACCTCACACACCCTCACGATCATGCTGTTTCTGAGcgaataataaaatatatatattcaaattaCTCCTAactctaaagaaaaaaacaaaaacatatgattaaCAAGCCAGGCTGACTGGTACGAGATAGCCTCTTCTTCCCACGACTACATCACCATGTGTTTGCACAACACTGCCACcaccgcaaacacacacacacacacacacacacacacacagcaaactaACACCCCTAGGTGCCGTGTAATACTTGTCTGCATGCAGGTGCACAACAAACCATACGGCTAGAGCCCCCACACAGTACAGCCCGGATACctaaagttaaaataaaggAGCGCAGAGACAGCATTAATACACCTAACGAGGTCCTTCAGGCGCAGTGGACTCGTCTCACAACACAAATCAACCAATATTACAATCAGTCAAAAATATGCTGAACCAAAAGAGGCAAAAGCAACACTACATACAactaaacaaaagaaagaaaaaaataaaaagaacaaaaactatAGGCAAAACAGTAGCAAACTAtcctaaaagaaaagaaaaaggaaaattaaaaaaaaaacaaaaaaacaatcccaAATATCCAACCGTGGCCTTCAATATGATATGCTTAATTATTTCATCCTACCTCTACCATAATAACCCCGGCCAATTATGGCACAGCTCAAATGCTCTTCCGCTCTGGACCCCTAAATCACAAAGAACTCATCATTTTTGATACGACTCAATACAACACTATACAGCAAACAACAACTATTAGTGCCTACCTCTACAGGTGAAATCTACTGTCTCCCACGGATCTGGATGTTCAAAAGCTGGGGTTGCCTGCACCTGGTATTTACAATTGTTGCCATTAATACCATGAAGAAAACCTGGCAGGTTGACTTTCAACTTCTATACATACCTCGAACAGGAAGACCAAACTCCCTGTCTGCCAGCTGACCACCGTGTAGGAGGACTATAGCACTCTGCCGTACGTCACGGGAAAAcacgtctctgtgtgtgtgtattcaatgagtatttaaaatgtgatttgattGCGCTGTCTGCGTTTCCCTTGTATGGAAAATAACATACTAACATAAAGAGGAAGTGACATAGGTGGCCGTGACCAGCCAGGTAAAAGTAGCACAATTACACGTCTATCtgcttgttattttcttttaataaacaGGCAAAATACAAAGTGTAAATTAAATAAGAGATAAAGATTTGGATAGGCAGCAATAAAAGCAATGCCATAAAGACAATAATAACGCAAGAGTACTAAGTTTTTATTACAGTGGTGACTTATGACCTCTCATATCAGCGTCATCACAGTTGAATGGGTACGCTTCATTCACATCAGATCACAGCAGGGGGTGACGGAGTGTTTTCTATAAAGAAATGGACAAGGCTCTCCGCCCGCCCACCCTACAGGTGTACGCTGGTGAGATGAGGGAACACATCCGATCTGCTCCCTGCTGAGCTACTTTACAGCAAACATACGGTGAGTAATAATCTGAATGTATTTAAGCGGTAATGTTACCCTGCAGTTCTTCCCAAAGTTCCAGATTATTGCTCAGGAGGTCGTACATACTCATGTATGTAATAATAGAACAGGTACCTGGTAGTTAAACAATTACTACAGTGTAATTTGTAAATCCCTAAATTTTTACCCCCTTATTCCATAACGTCACATCTTGTTCCCCTGTACCTACATATATGTATTGGTACGTACAAAAGATTACACCGTAACTGCAGAGTAATTACACTGTACGTTGCAGGCTGTATTGTAAAGCGttaccaaaataaaatgtaatctttGTTGGCTATATGTCCACTAACAGGGCCTCACACAgcttaattaaaacatactataGTTATTCAACAAACTTACTCTTCCTACTAGCTATCATACATTGTAACTACTAGCGTTAATTCTTTGCTTATCAAAGTAATCCTTCATACATATCACATTCCTACTGAGTCATGTAGAGTTTAAAGGCAATTTAATAgatatcacaataaaaaaaacatacatcatACATCAGCTTCAACCTCACTGAAAGTTGTCCACTGGATGGCACTGTGGTTCTATTACTATGTAACAATTTGACAGGCATTACTTTGTGACCAATAATATATAGATTACAAGATGATTTTATACTTAAGAAACATTGAATCAAACTTCTGGTTTTAAGGAACACAGAAATTCAACTAAGGCTTAACTGAATTTACGACAGGTCTGGACTATCTTTATTGGAAGTCTTACCAGGGTGAAAGCATCAGGGGAggaatgtgggtgtgtgtgtatgtatgagattAGAAGGTGAAAAGAGAACATAAAATGTAG
This genomic interval carries:
- the LOC121889872 gene encoding secretory phospholipase A2 receptor-like, with the protein product MMERILLGVLYLSGWSIFSTCRLHQYHFVAEPMNWTEAQTYCRETYTDLVTIENTEDMNQLNNTVSSAGYNSQVWIGLYRVIDWKWSDGYRGSGAEYRDWRSNQPSLDTDKRCVVIIDTYNSWHSIDCTLTHYFICYNGKYPAKHYFLSNNDYIVVQDFNSKTQLDPQFVFVNQRMNWSNAQRYCRENFTDLTTVRNDVENQEVLNLLPGRAWTWIGLYRDPDINWSDGSAYSFNSWSASVSGSLMKMMCGVQESDQWTFKSCEERFPFVCYSVPPAVLALWRISGELAGGENNRVDSVKKSGAEKFHVFLKKLLPVKRWVVKLRMKVQDSSVDLNDPAVKANILKKASLQNPDWVGGWGCLKQV